A stretch of Candidatus Binatia bacterium DNA encodes these proteins:
- a CDS encoding UbiD family decarboxylase: MAKSAARVKGTERGYADLRDHIDALERAGLLVRVKREINKDTEMHPLVRWQYRGGLPEKDWRGFLFERVTGAKGRRYDIPVGVGVMAGSKYICAVGLGCKPEEIADTWQKAFRGPIEPVMVGSGAVQEIIQKKEDLKRSGGLDQFPVPISTPGFDGAPFITAGHWITKDPETGIRNVGNYRGHLKAHDRLGIFPGPGQHVLAHWNKCKERGIPLQAAVVVGPPPVVSYAAVQKVPYGVDELAVAGGLVDEPIRLVKCQTVDIEVPADAEIVIEGILSTEYVEPEGPFGESHGYMHPRMMNPFMQITCITRKKNPILVSWTSQVTPSESSIIKRVGYEPLFLKFLKGELGIKSVVQVAMHEPLTNLRKVIVVQMKKPTEAETWRALMGAATFHPGVGKFLVAVDEDIDPWDMDMIMWAVSYRSMPDKDVQILKGRERGHGPPFGRDDQPVETRQADESALLINAILREKFPPVSLPKKEYMENAKKIWEELGLPRLAPKNPWYGYPLGDWDDELEEEARLAVLGDYLVNGEKIKGQRKKV; encoded by the coding sequence ATGGCAAAAAGCGCTGCGAGAGTTAAGGGCACGGAAAGAGGATACGCCGATCTGCGCGATCATATAGACGCGCTGGAGCGCGCGGGGCTCTTGGTCCGCGTGAAGCGCGAGATCAACAAAGACACCGAGATGCACCCGCTCGTGCGCTGGCAGTATCGCGGCGGACTCCCGGAAAAAGATTGGCGCGGCTTTCTCTTCGAGCGCGTCACCGGCGCCAAGGGACGGCGCTACGATATTCCGGTCGGCGTCGGCGTGATGGCGGGCTCGAAGTATATCTGTGCGGTCGGACTTGGCTGCAAGCCGGAAGAAATCGCGGACACTTGGCAGAAAGCCTTTCGCGGCCCGATCGAGCCCGTCATGGTGGGAAGCGGCGCGGTGCAGGAGATCATCCAGAAGAAAGAAGACCTAAAACGCTCGGGCGGGCTGGACCAATTTCCCGTTCCGATCTCGACCCCCGGCTTCGACGGCGCCCCGTTCATCACGGCCGGCCACTGGATCACCAAAGACCCCGAAACCGGCATACGCAACGTCGGCAACTACCGCGGCCATCTGAAAGCCCACGACCGATTGGGAATTTTTCCCGGCCCAGGCCAACACGTCCTCGCGCATTGGAACAAATGCAAGGAGCGCGGAATTCCTCTCCAAGCCGCCGTCGTCGTCGGACCGCCGCCGGTGGTCTCCTACGCGGCAGTACAGAAGGTCCCGTATGGAGTGGACGAGTTGGCGGTCGCGGGCGGGCTTGTAGATGAGCCGATCCGTCTCGTCAAATGTCAGACGGTCGACATCGAAGTGCCGGCGGACGCGGAGATCGTCATCGAAGGCATTCTCTCGACGGAATACGTCGAGCCCGAGGGACCGTTCGGCGAGTCGCACGGCTACATGCATCCGCGCATGATGAACCCGTTCATGCAGATCACCTGTATCACGCGGAAAAAAAATCCGATCCTCGTCTCGTGGACGAGCCAGGTGACGCCGAGCGAGTCGAGCATCATCAAGCGCGTCGGCTACGAGCCGCTGTTTTTGAAATTTCTCAAGGGCGAGCTGGGGATCAAGAGCGTGGTTCAGGTCGCGATGCACGAGCCGCTCACGAATCTCCGCAAGGTGATCGTCGTGCAGATGAAAAAACCGACCGAGGCGGAGACCTGGCGCGCGCTGATGGGCGCGGCGACGTTCCATCCGGGGGTGGGGAAATTTTTGGTCGCGGTGGACGAAGATATAGACCCGTGGGACATGGACATGATCATGTGGGCTGTGAGCTATCGCTCGATGCCCGATAAGGACGTGCAGATTCTCAAAGGCCGCGAGCGCGGGCACGGCCCGCCGTTCGGCCGCGACGACCAGCCGGTCGAGACGCGCCAGGCCGACGAGTCGGCGCTTCTCATCAACGCGATCCTGCGCGAGAAATTTCCGCCGGTCTCGCTGCCCAAGAAAGAATACATGGAGAACGCGAAAAAGATCTGGGAAGAATTGGGCCTGCCGCGGCTCGCGCCGAAGAATCCCTGGTACGGCTATCCGCTGGGCGATTGGGACGACGAGCTGGAGGAGGAGGCGCGGCTGGCGGTTCTCGGAGACTACCTGGTGAACGGAGAAAAAATAAAAGGCCAGCGGAAGAAGGTGTAA